The Solea senegalensis isolate Sse05_10M unplaced genomic scaffold, IFAPA_SoseM_1 scf7180000015866, whole genome shotgun sequence DNA segment CGCTGGAGCCAAGTGAATCAAAATAGGACGCAGAGTTGATTGAAATGGAACGTTTCTGAAGCATCTTTGCTCACTTATTTCAAACCAACGATGTTCAAACACCAATAATTGCACTTTTCTTCTCACCTATAGTTGCTACCAATGATTACAAGTGTTCTAAACaccttttgttcattaaagccTTTAATCCCAGTTACATTGAagggatttattgattgaatgttcctcttatttcaatgatatttcattcattatgttggatgttttttgtctgatacTATTTTACACCTTAGAGTAGTATGTGTTCAATTCACTGTAATCATTctattaaatatatgatattcatataacgatcagaaaatattcaaatcaattcaggccagaaaacccgCAGACTTATGATCATACTGTTAGGAACaataagtgtaaataataaattcaagtcCACAAACATAGATGTAGAACTCTCGCgctgcctctttatttcctgctcgactcatttcctgtaagagaaagtgaaagtaactaTTCTGTAACTTTGCTTCAGTCGCCATTTGAACTGCGCAGCACGAGGACAGACTGGTGAGTGTTgacgtgattatgatgataatatatgatgatatatgatgatatatgatgatttagtgCGTGTGAgtcaagtaccttaaagtgagacttgagtaaaagtcttaaagtttgacatttactctccttgagtatcaaaaatcatttctgatataaaatgtagtcaaagttgctagaaataacaaagtcagGTACAAATACGTGGaatgtgtacttaagtacagtcatgaAGTATATGTACTGCTTAATCCTGACAGATTAGAATGGAAACTTCCAGCCTGTCATAACTCCAGTCagtcgtcttttgtttttcctaaatgtgacgtcatgttttcttctttatgtcaatTCTACTCAAGCGTCCAACCCGAAACATAAAGTCCCGTCAAACGCgaacacaatgttaaatgagattaaatgaacgattgtaaatgatcatttggattaaaagtgaaataataatgtcatatattcatattatcatcaaaataatgacttgatttaGTAGCTTTAAGTACTATAAGTACTACAAGTACTATAAGTGCTTAATGCACTAAAAACTTTTGAGAggggtctggctgcagacctgcactgtcaggacctttcgttgcagacctgcactgtcaggtctcctgtactgtcaggatcggaagcttttcaaaataaaagcgagcataccggaagcacgtatttttcgttcccgatgtttatttcttgggtctttattttatgtatacaatgtaaatatgtttatgtgtatccatgtgtttaattaaagagatttttttaaaaaaaacggtATGTAtttccagttcaactggataaggtgaaaaaacgcaggataataataaagataaaaaacaaacaaaatattatataaaaaaattaaatacaaaacgttatgacccactagggttattctacagataatcagggcaaactagatgtacagctattgttatgatccccttaaaacattattagcctcctcaaaacatgcattattttactccagtattttaatttaattcgtaaaaaggacagctgtttttgggggggttgaaaaaacctttataaactgaacaccaaagaacaagattaactatgcaaattattaacaatataaatagcCATAAATAGCCAAAGCtataacacttgtgttttctttgtaacaaaatactgttgaaaaacaaacagaactaaaCTCCACTGTGGAGATGATTGGAGCATGTTGAAAATTCTTCTTCAATCAAGTTCtcttacatttacaaagtaaatgaaatggctAGTGTTTCACACTGAGGTAACTGAGGCTTACTGCCTGTGCTGCAAACCACACATCAAGtaagtaaacatgaaacaaataaacaacttctttctcttaagaaaaccaaacttgATTTAAGGGAGTtgaacattcttcttcttcttcttgttcttcagaaGAGGAGGcttgctctctgtgctgtgacaatgtCACCTGCAGTGACCAGCTTGTGTAAGGGCAGCTGTAGCATCACCTGTTTCTCcttcaacacagctgcagctgttgtgctgCGGTGGAAAAACGTGACAACTGTCCTCACTCTGCCGAGGAGTCGGGACGTCTGGTGAACGCCCATCGCTCTCTGCGCAGCCAGATTAACGTATATGCGGTGAAAATCCGGCCGCTTCGACAGCATTGGCAATGTTTCTGCCGTTATCTGTTGTCACTTAAAGCACTTACAGCAAATTGTGTGGGTCTTGTCGACTACACGATTGCCGTCCTTTAGCTCCACCATGTAGCCCAAAAGTTGCCATACTGCTGACTGACATGAAGAGGGAGGATCCGCTATTTCTGGGTTGGTTGCCATGTTTCCTCACATTCTTCTTCAACTAGCTCAACTTTTGCAGGCAGGCGTCACATGATTCATTGGATCTGAACGGGAGGGATAACTCTGGGAGTTGGAAGGGGTGTGTCACGATTCTGCCTTCTCACACCGCGACACAGGATCGTGCATCTGAGTGTCGCGATTTCGGtttcatattgcatattgttacagccctactcataattcatttaataattgcttaatattgtttgtgctatgttcttaccttgtgGACCACATGGATTTGCCagtggagggtgtgagggttgatgattttaaatgaacttagctttgtgtattcaaagtgaatgactgaatacctagttacatgacccacataaccaataacctctgttatgaatgtgattctaaacttttcatttttgaaagtgactaaaactgtgaggtgaggtgtcaggtgttcttcactgcaacttacattcccttcattttccttttccccttttaccAGCCAAACCACAACCTGTCAGAAGTTAGTAGCGTTGGCTCATACTtatgagtacaaacacacagacaaatacattatgcttacctttaaataaaatgccaccTTTCCTATGTGCCTCTAAGTGGCTCTGCAGCTTGGACAATTGTGTTGGTGTCACTTTTAGGAACAGGGGGCAGTGAAATTGCTTGCAGCATGACGTGCAGCGTTCAACTTTGGGCGTAGTGTCGGTACTTAAGATTGAAATATGCATCtgtaagagacaaataatgtcgtaataagtaaaacaaaatgatataaaaactatatgatataactcagttttcttggtctttgagtaggaaaatggcacatttaagtgagcactatcgatacgataacaacgctaaaaactacccaaaagtccaaaacccaattctttcaaactaatataactttatatagtcaatatatagtgtgcaacataacgttctagtgaataaagactgtttctgtttcttcgtatgacacaaagttgttgtcacttgacttttactcacctcgtcgtctccacacttctcatggggaacgaaaaatacgtgcttccggtatgttcgcttttattttgaaaggcttcgaatcaacttccagtTCTGAccgtgcaggagacctcacagtgcaggtctgcagccagactgtcTTGGAACTTTGGgagtaatccagggtcaaagttgacttgaacaaaactgaggttattctttttttgaagtggtatcaaatccacatttatgattgaaatgtaattgtacttAGTACTTTTTGATGTCCTTGATGAACAAATATGCATGTGTTAATAAGTAATCCAGGATCTAATTGGACTTTTGCTCTCAAAACTGAGCTCATCAGCTGACTTGAATGCAGACAACAGcccttcagtcacatacagagtagcctagcaccatctactggcacaaatatgtaagtgacatgaacagcaggtttcataaaacaccttctctgacagaaaactcctgatgtgttacagttttctctcgtgtgatcactggactgaacacagatccacatcagacgtcctccaggaaacatgaaggagattttccactcaaactgagaggtaactctttaaagtgctttcaatatgatgctttgagtggagcagtgataagtcagtgaggagctcatttgcacaaactcatgacaacaacaaagagaagacgtgctttttatatatgaggtttacactttacagtagaaaacaagttattctctgtaaatctgtatattgGGACGGTTTATTCAAttgaattgtatttgtatagcgccaaatcataacatacatgatctcaggtctgtacatcgacaacatcaaggagagcagagaaacacaacagttcacacaatgagcaaacactagtcatcagtggagagaaaaaactccctcttaacagaagaagaaatctctgacagaaccagactcacacatgtgcggtcatctgcctcgaccggtcggggtgaaaggaaaatgggggacagaggagaggtgggggacagaaaggggggagagaaaggacaagagggagatgaggtagagacacacatcttctaaatttctgcatcagtaaatctgtgatcaacctgtgtgtgtgtgtgtgtctcagaatgactgaagtccagcagatgagtggttgtgtggaggaagacgaggacagagcagagtctccaggacccagcggtctgtctgtgaagagaaaacctttaaccttcagtcatgaacctggagcctcagagacaaagtaagagactcatgcactgacaacaagagaacatcacactctcactcttgTGCACTCTAAATGCTGACTGTACCTGTAGAGCAGTGGTCCTCAACCCCCGGGCCGTGGACCGGTACCAGTCCGTGGGTCAATTGGTACCGGGCCGCAGAGAAAGAATACATAACTTCCATTAtttccgttttatttattatcagattGTGAACCATTCTCTCGCCACATCTGTCTATGACTCACTCTTGACACATGTCAACATGCTTGCCTCGGTCACATGACACGGTCGAAGAAGAAGATCAACTGCTGGAGATGGCAAAATGACGGTTGACGAAGCACCCGTCTCCTGGCTCGCGTCATCTGGGTCCTCCGTTACCGCTGCTGCGCAATGAACAGACGGGACTTCACATTTGTCCTTTGGTCAGCGGCAGCATCCGCAACTGGGTGATGGACTCGGCCATTTTTCCCCCAGCCGGTGCACATGCCGCTGACGCACGGCTGCGCTCTGTGCAGTATCGTTGGCGCGATGTTACGAGGACGCTGCTAATACATTTGCATACACAGTGGATtcacgtttattattatattcacaaAAGACCAGTTTTCATGCCGgtcgtatcattttatttagttttttatttatttatttttgtattatggGCCGGTCCtgaaaatattgtctgacattaaaccgGTCCGCGGCCCGGGGGTTGAGGACCGCTGCTGTAGAGGATCAGTCTTTACACAAAGATCAGCGACCACAGGCTGTAAACCTGAAATCATTCCCTTCACTCCAGACTCTGGaggtcacactgacactgaggctgctttgtgatcaaagtgtctaaacaaagaccatcatcagtgatcatgtgatgtttgtgtttgcagaggtcagaaccagagacagagagcagagtctccaggacccagcggtctgtctgtgaagagtgacaGGTCTATGGGAAAACGTATaaacttcagtcatgaacctggagcctcagagacaaagtaagagactcaataaataatgctcTCAAATCAATATGATATGCTCTTGAATTAAGATAAGAAATAACCTCCATCTGTTGGAGGGAAACGTCCAAACTTCAGAGCAgctctgaaagcagcttcacatcaacagctcatttcttttatttgtggttcaaattgaatttgactggacttttgtgaaggaagaagaactaaatgtgtgtgtgagcaacagactgaactgaactgattcagaatctgatgaaacggatcaatgagtcaaaccattgacgagtcagagagagtgtgaggatgagcctcagggttagacctttacaacagtccatcagaaccactgtgagacaaagctgtaaggatgtcttcacagagacatgtccacctgtccctgacgtgtcagtgataaagaaatgtctccacagacacatgtccacctgtccccgacgtgtcagtgataaagaactgtctccacagacacatgtccacctgtccctgacatgtcagtgataaagaagtgtctccacagagacatgtccacctgtccctgacatgtcagtgataaacaaatgtcttcacagagacatgcccacctgtccctgacgtgtcagtgataaagaaatgtctccacagacacatgtccacctgtccctgacgtgtcagtgataaagaagtgtctccacagagacatgtccgCCTGTCCCcgacgtgtcagtgataaagaaatgtctccacagacacatgtccacctgtccccgacatgtcagtgataaagaaatgtcttcacagagaccagtttgctgtttctgtggacgagcagacgtcccgctgtcctctgtgtcaggacgtcctgaaggATCCAGTCTCCACCAGCTGCGGTCACCGGTTCTGCAGACTCTGCATCTCCTCATACTGGGACCAGTCTGGTCCACcaggagactcctgctgtccccagtgtgggaaAAGACCCAGGACAGGACGTGGACCACAGAGCATCCGTGAGTAAGACTCATAAGGAGAGCAGCTCCCATCAGCACTAGTAGactttagaaatggaaaaacaggagaaaactgtttaaaagttaaaaatgtgactcatgttAACTCCATGATGGAGTTTaactctctgctgccccctgcaggttgaagaaatgaaggtttcccctcattttgctgcttttctctcatgattgttctcttgtatgcagatgatactctttccttcacaatcatcacagttcttctagaatgattcagtctttcagaataaagttattcaagtcattacagtgaaaatgtagtttttcatttgacaacaaacaacataaaacaacaacgtcacagaaaaacatgacactgatgaaaataatcctcagctgctcacattctttgtctcttgtctttcagcagatgttggtctgcagaaagttctagatgaacataagatcagtctgaggagcagatttgaacatgtgacagaaggaactgaaggaacaggaagtagaaccctcctgaacaggatctttactgagctctacatcacagagggacagagtgaagaggtcaatactcaacatgaggtgatgcagctggagacgacctccaagaagaagacggtccaggacactcccatcaagtgctgcgacatctttaaagccttacctgaccagcaggggagCATCAGAGTTGTCCTGACCAACGGCgtcgctggtgttggaaaaaccttctcggtgcagaagttcactctggactgggccgagggtttggaaaaccaggatgtgaatctgctgattgtgctctcgttcagggagctgaacctgatcagagatcagcagcacagtcttctcacgctgctccatgttttccatccaacattagagaaggtcagagcagaggagctcgctgtctgtaaacctttgttcatctttgacggcctggatgaaagcagactctcactggacttcagcagcagcacgctggtttctgacgtcacacacaggtcatcagtcaacgcgctgctgaccaacctcatccaggGGAATCTGCTTCCCTCAGCTCTTGTCTGGATAACTTCTCGACCTGCGgcggccaatcagatccctcctaaatgtgttgccagggtaacagaagtacgaggcttcactgacgaccagaaggacgagtacttcaggaagagatccAGAACTGATGATCTGTCCAGCAAaatcatctcacacatcaagacgtccaggagcctccacatcatgtgtcaagtcccagtcttctgctggatcagtgctacagttctggagcacatgttgaccacagagcagagaggagagctgcccaagaccctgacagacctgtactcacacttcctgctggttcagaccaagaggaagaagaacaaataTGATAAAGGATGTGAGACGAGTCCACGGGAGCTGACGGAGGCCGACAGGGACTTTCTTCTGAAGCTGGGTAGGCTGGCCTTTGAACATCTAcagaaaggagacatcatgttctaccaagaagacctggagcggtgtggtctaagtgtgacagaggcctcggtgtactcaggagtttgtacagagatcttcagaagagagagcgtgatcttccagaaatcagtctactgctttgttcatctgagcgttcaggagtttctggctgcagtctacatgttccactgtttcaccaacaggaagacagaggtactgcaggacttctttagaaaaaaagacagttcgAAAAAGTCACTGAAAATGTTGCTGCAGGTCTTATTCAGACAtaaagttgatgatgatgatgatggtggttacACTCCTCTGGATGTGTTTCTGAAAGCAGCCATGGAGAATtcccttcaaagtgaaaatggtcacctggacctgtttgttcgcttccttcatggactctgtctggagtccaaccacagactcttaggaggtctgctgggtcagactcagaacagtccagaaatcatccagagggtcattgagaacctgaagaagatgaacacagagaacatctcacctgacagaagcatcaacatcttccactgtctgacagagatgaacgagcaatcagtgcatcaggagatccaagagttcatgaagtcaaagaacagaggacagagactctctgtgatccactgctcagctctggcctacatgctgcagatgtctgaggaggttctggatgagttggaccTGAGCAAGTACAGAACATCATACCAGGGGAAACAGAGACtgattccagctgtgaggaactgcaggaaggctcggtgagttcagacatgatcaataacatcatcagtcagtgatgat contains these protein-coding regions:
- the LOC122762628 gene encoding NLR family CARD domain-containing protein 3-like: MGKRINFSHEPGASETKDQFAVSVDEQTSRCPLCQDVLKDPVSTSCGHRFCRLCISSYWDQSGPPGDSCCPQCGKRPRTGRGPQSIPDVGLQKVLDEHKISLRSRFEHVTEGTEGTGSRTLLNRIFTELYITEGQSEEVNTQHEVMQLETTSKKKTVQDTPIKCCDIFKALPDQQGSIRVVLTNGVAGVGKTFSVQKFTLDWAEGLENQDVNLLIVLSFRELNLIRDQQHSLLTLLHVFHPTLEKVRAEELAVCKPLFIFDGLDESRLSLDFSSSTLVSDVTHRSSVNALLTNLIQGNLLPSALVWITSRPAAANQIPPKCVARVTEVRGFTDDQKDEYFRKRSRTDDLSSKIISHIKTSRSLHIMCQVPVFCWISATVLEHMLTTEQRGELPKTLTDLYSHFLLVQTKRKKNKYDKGCETSPRELTEADRDFLLKLGRLAFEHLQKGDIMFYQEDLERCGLSVTEASVYSGVCTEIFRRESVIFQKSVYCFVHLSVQEFLAAVYMFHCFTNRKTEVLQDFFRKKDIDDDDDGGYTPLDVFLKAAMENSLQSENGHLDLFVRFLHGLCLESNHRLLGGLLGQTQNSPEIIQRVIENLKKMNTENISPDRSINIFHCLTEMNEQSVHQEIQEFMKSKNRGQRLSVIHCSALAYMLQMSEEVLDELDLSKYRTSYQGKQRLIPAVRNCRKARLRGCRLTKISCSSLVSALKSNPSHLRDLDLSHNQLQDSGVKLLCSGLESPHCRLETLWLSYCSLTEISCSSLVSALKSNPSHLRDLNLRQNQLQDSAVKPLRDLQKSPDYRLETLESSLSVSQGVLIHSYRPTGRLEP